One segment of Trachemys scripta elegans isolate TJP31775 chromosome 1, CAS_Tse_1.0, whole genome shotgun sequence DNA contains the following:
- the RNF121 gene encoding RING finger protein 121, with protein sequence MAAVLEVEIGGPVERDVEEVDLSRLSPEERWRVEHARMHAKHRGHEAMHAEMVLILIATLVVAQLLLVQWKQRHPRSYNMVTLFQMWVVPLYFTAKLHWWRFMVIWVLFSAVTAFVTFRATRKPLVQTTPRLVYKWFLLIYKISYATGIVGYMAVMFTLFGLNLLFRIKPEDAMDFGVSLLFYGLYYGVLERDFAEMCADYMASTIGFYSASGMPTKHLSDSVCAVCGQQIFVDVNEEGIIENTYRLSCNHVFHEFCIRGWCIVGKKQTCPYCKEKVDLKRMFSNPWERPHVMYGQLLDWLRYLVAWQPVIIGLVQGINYILGLE encoded by the exons GTTGATCTATCACGACTGTCCCCCGAAGAGAGATGGAG GGTCGAGCATGCTCGGATGCACGCCAAGCACCGTGGCCATGAGGCCATGCATGCCGAAATGGTCCTCATCCTCATTGCCACGCTAGTGGTTGCACAGCTCCTCTTGGTACAGTGGAAACAGAGACATCCTCGCTCCTACAAT ATGGTGACCCTCTTCCAGATGTGGGTTGTTCCCCTTTATTTCACGGCGAAGCTGCACTGGTGGCGATTCATGGTGATCTGGGTCCTCTTCTCTGCTGTCACAGCCTTTGTCACTTTCAGAGCAACTCGTAAACCTCTTGTGCAGACGACTCCGAG aCTGGTCTATAAATGGTTTCTGCTGATATACAAGATCAGCTACGCCACTGGAATTGTTGGGTACATGGCTGTAATGTTCACTCTTTTTGGTCTTAACTTATTATTCAG AATCAAACCCGAAGATGCAATGGATTTTGGTGTTTCCCTCCTGTTCTACGGCCTTTATTACGGAGTACTTGAGAGGGACTTTGCTGAAATGTGTGCGGATTACATGGCATCAACCATAGGG TTTTACAGCGCATCAGGAATGCCAACGAAGCACCTTTCTGACAGCGTCTGCGCCGTGTGTGGCCAACAGATCTTTGTAGATGTCAACGAAGAAGGGATCATAGAGAACACATACAGGCTTTCCTGCAATCATGT CTTCCACGAGTTCTGCATCCGAGGCTGGTGCATCGTTGGGAAGAAACAGACGTGTCCATACTGCAAAGAGAAGGTGGATCTCAAGAGAATGTTCAGTAACCC CTGGGAAAGGCCCCACGTCATGTACGGGCAGCTGCTCGACTGGCTACGCTACCTGGTGGCCTGGCAACCCGTTATCATTGGACTGGTACAAGGTATCAACTACATCCTGGGGCTGGAATAA